In one window of Hymenobacter nivis DNA:
- a CDS encoding pentapeptide repeat-containing protein, with translation MKPSRKPVVLRPPTRFPSDQVVERWDGRRLLAEGPEFEQFHFIGGDFGGADLSRLRFLDCRFERCNLAAAQLTQTALQNVAFDGCKLLGVPFGACRDLFFGVHFDHCQLRYATFGGRKMPATRFAHCILDEADFTNADLTGALFADCSLAGTVFHDTQLAGADFRTATGLALDPEANGLAGAQFALASLPGLLEKYGLVVE, from the coding sequence ATGAAACCGTCCCGCAAACCCGTTGTGCTGCGCCCACCCACTCGTTTCCCGTCCGACCAAGTAGTGGAGCGCTGGGACGGCCGCCGTCTGCTGGCCGAGGGCCCCGAATTCGAGCAGTTTCACTTCATCGGCGGCGACTTTGGCGGGGCCGACCTCAGCCGCCTGCGCTTCCTCGACTGCCGCTTCGAGCGCTGCAACCTGGCCGCGGCCCAGCTCACCCAAACCGCCCTGCAAAACGTGGCCTTCGACGGCTGCAAGCTACTGGGCGTACCCTTCGGCGCCTGCCGCGACCTATTCTTCGGCGTGCACTTCGACCATTGCCAGCTGCGCTACGCCACCTTCGGGGGCCGCAAAATGCCGGCCACCCGCTTCGCCCACTGCATCCTCGACGAGGCCGACTTCACCAACGCCGACCTCACCGGGGCCCTGTTCGCCGACTGCTCGCTGGCCGGCACCGTCTTCCACGACACCCAGCTGGCCGGGGCCGATTTCCGCACTGCCACCGGCCTCGCCCTCGACCCCGAAGCCAACGGCCTCGCGGGGGCCCAGTTCGCCCTGGCCAGCCTGCCGGGGTTATTGGAGAAGTACGGGCTGGTGGTGGAGTAG
- a CDS encoding NADH:flavin oxidoreductase/NADH oxidase, with translation MPSLFDSFALRGVTLKNRLVVSPMCEYSSIDGFANDWHLVHLGSRAVGGAGLVICEAAAVSPEGRITPDDLGIWKDEHVDFLRRINTFIVAQGSVPGIQLAHAGRKASTYTSWKGSGAVPVFFGGWQVVGPGDAPFNYDYPQPMALDAAGIQKVIADFRAATVRALAAGFQIIEIHAAHGYLLHEFYSPLSNQRTDEYGGSFENRIRLTVEVVRAVGALLPNHLPLLVRISATDWTKGGWTIEDSVELAKVLKAEGADLIDTSTGGNVPHASIPSAPGYQVEFAERIRREAGVATGAVGLITTAAQAEEIVASGQADLVLLAREELRDPYFPLHAAHELGADVAWPVQYERAKPRQAPS, from the coding sequence ATGCCCTCCCTCTTCGATTCCTTCGCCCTGCGCGGCGTCACCCTCAAAAACCGCCTCGTCGTGTCGCCCATGTGCGAGTACAGCAGCATCGACGGCTTCGCCAACGACTGGCACCTGGTTCACCTGGGCAGCCGGGCGGTGGGCGGCGCGGGCCTCGTCATCTGCGAGGCGGCCGCCGTGTCGCCCGAGGGCCGCATCACCCCCGACGACCTCGGCATCTGGAAAGATGAGCACGTCGATTTCCTACGGCGCATCAACACGTTCATCGTGGCCCAGGGCAGCGTGCCCGGCATTCAGCTGGCCCACGCCGGCCGCAAGGCCAGCACCTACACCAGCTGGAAGGGCAGCGGCGCCGTGCCGGTGTTCTTCGGTGGCTGGCAGGTGGTGGGCCCCGGCGACGCGCCGTTCAACTACGACTACCCGCAGCCGATGGCGCTGGACGCGGCGGGCATCCAAAAAGTTATTGCCGATTTCCGGGCCGCCACGGTGCGGGCCCTGGCGGCAGGCTTTCAGATTATTGAAATCCACGCCGCCCACGGCTACCTGCTGCATGAGTTCTACTCGCCCCTCAGCAACCAGCGCACCGACGAGTACGGCGGCTCGTTCGAGAACCGCATCCGCCTGACGGTGGAAGTGGTGCGCGCCGTGGGGGCCCTATTACCCAATCACTTGCCGCTACTCGTGCGCATTTCGGCCACCGATTGGACGAAGGGCGGCTGGACCATTGAGGATTCGGTGGAGCTGGCGAAAGTGCTGAAAGCCGAAGGTGCCGACCTCATCGACACGTCCACGGGCGGCAATGTGCCCCACGCCAGCATCCCGAGCGCGCCCGGCTATCAGGTCGAATTTGCCGAGCGCATCCGCCGCGAGGCCGGCGTGGCCACCGGGGCCGTGGGCCTCATCACCACCGCGGCCCAGGCCGAGGAAATTGTGGCCAGTGGCCAGGCCGACCTCGTGCTGCTGGCCCGCGAGGAGCTACGCGACCCTTACTTCCCGCTGCACGCCGCCCACGAGTTGGGCGCCGACGTGGCCTGGCCCGTGCAGTACGAGCGCGCCAAGCCGCGGCAAGCGCCTAGCTGA
- a CDS encoding endonuclease/exonuclease/phosphatase family protein, with the protein MFKKVFLAALLLSTLAGPLAAQTLKLATYNIRYDNKQDTANAWLRRLPYMAGLIKFQDFDLFGTQEVLHNQLLDLAGALPGYGHVGVGRDDGKEAGEYAAIFYKKAKFELLKQGTFWLSPTPAVPSKGWDAALPRICTWGQFRDRSTGFVFYFFNTHFDHVGVVARRESAKLILAQVQALAGTAPAVLSGDFNVDQRNESYALVNASGRLKDAYTTAALVYAPSGTFNNFDPKTKSDARIDHIFLSPAFTVARYGILTDTYGGGKMPSDHYPVAVDVRYARPK; encoded by the coding sequence ATGTTCAAAAAGGTTTTTCTCGCCGCGCTCTTGCTGAGCACGTTGGCCGGCCCGCTGGCGGCCCAAACCCTGAAGCTAGCCACCTACAACATTCGCTACGACAACAAGCAGGACACGGCCAACGCCTGGCTCCGGCGGCTGCCGTACATGGCGGGGCTCATTAAGTTTCAGGATTTTGACCTGTTTGGCACCCAGGAAGTGCTGCACAACCAGCTGCTAGACCTGGCCGGGGCCCTGCCTGGCTACGGCCACGTGGGCGTGGGCCGCGACGACGGCAAGGAGGCCGGCGAATACGCGGCCATCTTCTACAAAAAAGCCAAGTTCGAGCTGCTTAAACAGGGCACGTTCTGGCTCTCGCCTACCCCCGCCGTGCCCAGCAAGGGCTGGGACGCCGCGCTGCCGCGCATTTGCACCTGGGGCCAGTTTCGCGACCGGAGCACGGGCTTCGTGTTCTACTTCTTCAACACCCACTTCGACCACGTCGGCGTGGTGGCCCGTCGCGAAAGCGCCAAGCTGATTCTGGCCCAAGTGCAAGCCCTGGCCGGCACCGCGCCCGCCGTGCTGAGCGGCGACTTCAACGTGGACCAGCGCAACGAAAGCTACGCCCTGGTCAACGCCTCGGGCCGGCTGAAGGACGCCTACACCACGGCCGCGCTGGTGTACGCGCCCAGCGGCACGTTCAACAACTTCGACCCCAAAACTAAGTCCGACGCCCGCATCGACCACATTTTCCTGAGCCCGGCGTTCACCGTGGCCCGCTACGGCATCCTGACGGACACCTACGGCGGCGGCAAAATGCCCTCCGACCACTACCCCGTGGCCGTGGACGTGCGCTACGCCCGGCCCAAGTAA
- a CDS encoding Gfo/Idh/MocA family protein gives MFQESSAPAFVPEADAPAVGATDASRRQFINYAGHGLLATAVAGALPLAAAEAADLSGFGTQAQTPTGDLDIKLPPLDASTDPKAGPFPNPDAPDQRVGYAIVGLGHLTLAEILPAFGQCKHAKAVALVSGNADKMATAAKQYGIKPSSCYSYQTYDQLKDNPEVQVIYIVLPNAQHHEFTIRGARAGKHILCEKPMANSVKECEEMIAACNKASKKLMIAYRIQYEPLNRAAMKLVRDKTYGKTKLIQMMNCQNQAYDQQWRHKKALAGGGSLPDVGLYCLNTTRFLLGEEPNEVSAHIYSTPGDDRFKEVEESVSFTLRFPSGVISQCMSGYGSFNAKSYAVHAETGTIKMDPAFPYKGLKQELVHAPNGKQVTEIPNDPDKQQFALEMDHMAECVRNNKTPYTPGEEGLQDQRIMEAIYQSAKENRPVKLTAGVGKTDAFRGPAPAEEPA, from the coding sequence ATGTTTCAAGAATCTTCCGCCCCGGCCTTCGTGCCCGAGGCCGACGCCCCCGCCGTGGGCGCCACCGACGCCTCGCGCCGCCAGTTCATCAACTACGCCGGGCACGGCCTGCTGGCCACCGCCGTGGCGGGGGCCCTGCCCCTGGCTGCCGCCGAAGCAGCCGACCTGAGCGGCTTCGGCACCCAGGCCCAAACGCCCACCGGCGACCTCGACATCAAGCTGCCGCCGCTGGATGCCTCCACCGACCCCAAGGCCGGCCCCTTCCCCAACCCCGACGCGCCCGACCAGCGCGTGGGCTACGCCATTGTGGGCCTGGGCCACCTCACGCTGGCCGAAATTTTGCCCGCCTTTGGGCAGTGCAAGCACGCCAAGGCCGTGGCCTTGGTGAGCGGCAACGCCGACAAAATGGCCACGGCCGCCAAGCAGTACGGCATCAAGCCCAGCAGCTGCTACTCGTACCAGACCTACGACCAGCTGAAGGATAACCCCGAGGTGCAGGTCATTTACATCGTGCTGCCCAACGCGCAGCACCACGAGTTCACCATCCGCGGGGCCCGGGCCGGCAAGCACATCCTCTGCGAGAAGCCGATGGCCAACTCTGTGAAGGAGTGCGAGGAAATGATTGCCGCCTGCAACAAGGCCAGCAAGAAGCTGATGATTGCTTACCGCATTCAGTACGAGCCCCTGAACCGGGCTGCCATGAAGCTGGTGCGCGACAAAACCTATGGCAAAACCAAGCTTATCCAAATGATGAACTGCCAGAACCAGGCCTACGACCAGCAGTGGCGCCACAAAAAAGCCCTGGCCGGCGGCGGCTCCTTGCCCGACGTGGGCTTGTACTGCCTCAACACCACGCGCTTTTTGCTGGGCGAAGAACCCAACGAGGTTTCGGCCCATATTTACAGCACACCCGGCGACGACCGTTTTAAGGAAGTGGAAGAGAGCGTGAGCTTTACGCTGCGTTTCCCGAGCGGAGTTATCTCGCAGTGCATGAGCGGCTACGGCTCGTTCAACGCCAAAAGCTACGCCGTGCACGCCGAAACCGGCACCATCAAAATGGACCCGGCTTTTCCCTACAAAGGCCTGAAGCAGGAGCTGGTGCACGCCCCCAACGGCAAGCAAGTAACCGAAATCCCCAACGACCCCGACAAGCAGCAGTTTGCCCTCGAAATGGACCACATGGCCGAGTGCGTGCGCAACAATAAAACGCCCTATACCCCGGGCGAAGAAGGCCTTCAGGACCAGCGTATTATGGAAGCTATCTACCAGTCGGCCAAGGAGAACCGGCCCGTGAAGCTGACCGCTGGCGTGGGCAAAACGGATGCCTTCCGGGGCCCCGCGCCCGCCGAAGAACCGGCGTAG
- a CDS encoding pirin-like C-terminal cupin domain-containing protein: MEFNHDGDKLTVEAFTDSVVLLGHALPLKEPKVAYGPFVMNT; this comes from the coding sequence TTGGAATTCAACCACGACGGCGATAAACTGACCGTCGAGGCCTTCACCGACAGCGTGGTGCTGCTCGGCCACGCCCTGCCCCTCAAAGAGCCTAAGGTGGCCTACGGCCCCTTCGTGATGAACACCTAA
- the rfbF gene encoding glucose-1-phosphate cytidylyltransferase, protein MKAVILAGGYGTRISEESGVRPKPMIEIGGKPILWHIMKIYAHHGITEFVVCCGYKGHMIKQYFADYFLHNCDVTFRMDRDEMQIHRTHAEPWTVTLVDTGQETMTGGRLRRVREYVGNETFCLTYGDGVSDVDIRASIWHHRAEGAQATLTAVRQPGRFGMFNLAENDDRVSNFEEKPEGEATPWINGGFFVLEPSVFEYIEDDTTVWEKAPLERMAAAGALSAYRHTGFWQPMDTLRDKNVLEDLWKSGRAPWKVWDIAPAAAAAEDVNVPLAGILAAAGTRQGPRGPAHEKFARIDVPM, encoded by the coding sequence ATGAAAGCAGTAATCTTAGCGGGCGGCTACGGCACCCGCATTAGCGAAGAGAGTGGCGTGCGCCCAAAACCCATGATTGAGATTGGGGGCAAGCCGATTCTGTGGCACATCATGAAAATTTATGCCCACCACGGCATCACCGAATTTGTGGTGTGCTGCGGCTACAAGGGACACATGATTAAGCAATACTTCGCCGATTACTTCCTGCACAACTGCGACGTTACTTTTCGCATGGACCGCGACGAGATGCAAATCCACCGTACCCACGCCGAGCCTTGGACCGTGACGCTGGTGGATACCGGCCAGGAAACTATGACCGGCGGCCGCCTGCGCCGCGTGCGCGAGTACGTGGGCAACGAAACGTTTTGCCTCACTTACGGCGACGGGGTGAGCGACGTGGACATTCGCGCGTCCATCTGGCACCACCGGGCCGAGGGGGCCCAGGCCACGCTGACAGCCGTGCGCCAGCCGGGCCGCTTCGGCATGTTTAACCTGGCCGAGAACGACGACCGGGTAAGCAACTTTGAAGAGAAACCCGAAGGTGAAGCCACGCCGTGGATCAACGGAGGCTTTTTCGTGCTGGAGCCCAGCGTGTTCGAATATATTGAGGACGACACGACGGTGTGGGAAAAAGCGCCCCTCGAAAGGATGGCCGCCGCTGGGGCCCTCTCGGCCTACCGGCACACGGGCTTCTGGCAGCCCATGGACACGCTGCGCGACAAGAACGTGCTGGAAGACCTGTGGAAAAGTGGCCGGGCGCCGTGGAAAGTGTGGGACATAGCACCAGCCGCTGCTGCTGCCGAAGACGTGAACGTGCCCCTGGCCGGCATCCTGGCCGCCGCTGGCACCCGCCAGGGCCCCCGCGGCCCGGCGCACGAAAAATTCGCACGGATTGACGTACCTATGTAG
- a CDS encoding NAD-dependent epimerase/dehydratase family protein has product MSIPTRILITGNMGYVGPGVVRHLRHTFPAAELIGYDAGYFAHCLTGPPRLPESYLDRQEFGDVRTLPAALLAGVNAVVHLAAISNDPMGQTYEEATLAVNHRAGIRLAEMAKAAGVRSFVFASSCSIYGAGGEGAKTEDSALNPLTAYARSKVLSEQDLAPLAGTGFTVTCLRFATACGWSDRLRLDLVVNDFVAGAVASGDINILSDGTPWRPLIHVLDMARAIEWAVAREASNGGEYLRVNVGTDVWNYQVRELAAAVAEALPGTSVHLNADAPPDKRSYRVDFSLFRALAPDHQPLRTLAGTIAELRDGLRAMGFHDAEFRNSPLMRLRVLGDLRASGALGPDLAWAPAATAPALAEATA; this is encoded by the coding sequence ATGAGCATTCCTACGCGCATTCTGATTACGGGCAACATGGGCTATGTGGGCCCCGGGGTGGTGCGCCACCTGCGGCACACCTTTCCCGCCGCTGAGCTGATTGGCTACGACGCGGGCTACTTTGCCCACTGCCTCACCGGCCCCCCCCGGCTGCCCGAATCGTATCTCGACCGCCAGGAATTTGGCGATGTGCGGACGCTGCCCGCGGCCTTGCTGGCGGGCGTGAACGCCGTGGTGCACCTGGCTGCCATCTCCAACGACCCGATGGGCCAAACCTACGAGGAGGCCACGCTGGCCGTGAACCACCGCGCCGGCATCCGGCTGGCCGAAATGGCCAAGGCGGCGGGGGTGCGGTCCTTTGTGTTTGCCAGTAGCTGCAGCATCTACGGGGCCGGCGGCGAAGGCGCCAAAACGGAAGATTCGGCCCTGAATCCACTCACGGCCTACGCCCGCTCCAAGGTGCTGAGCGAGCAGGATTTGGCCCCGCTGGCCGGCACGGGCTTCACGGTAACATGCCTGCGCTTCGCCACGGCCTGCGGCTGGAGCGACCGGCTGCGGCTGGACCTGGTGGTGAACGACTTCGTGGCCGGGGCCGTGGCCAGCGGCGACATCAACATCCTCAGCGACGGCACGCCCTGGCGGCCGCTCATCCACGTGCTCGATATGGCCCGCGCCATCGAATGGGCCGTGGCGCGCGAGGCCAGCAACGGCGGCGAATACCTGCGCGTGAACGTAGGCACCGACGTGTGGAACTACCAGGTGCGCGAGCTGGCCGCCGCCGTGGCCGAGGCCCTGCCCGGCACCAGCGTGCACCTGAACGCCGACGCGCCACCCGACAAACGCTCGTACCGCGTCGATTTCAGCTTGTTCCGAGCGTTGGCGCCCGACCACCAGCCCCTGCGCACCCTGGCCGGCACCATTGCCGAACTGCGCGACGGCCTGCGCGCCATGGGCTTCCACGACGCCGAGTTCCGCAATTCGCCCCTGATGCGCCTGCGGGTGCTCGGTGACTTGCGCGCCAGTGGCGCCCTGGGGCCCGACTTAGCCTGGGCCCCCGCCGCTACCGCGCCTGCATTGGCGGAAGCAACGGCCTAA
- the rfbC gene encoding dTDP-4-dehydrorhamnose 3,5-epimerase: MIFTETKLSGAFIIDVQRLSDERGFFGRSWCEDEFAAHGIAMPPVQANLSANPRRGTLRGMHYQLPPHEETKLVRCTRGAIVDVIVDLREESPTYKQWIAVELTADSYRMLFVPGRFAHGFLTLEDNTDVAYQVSAKYTPGAERGLRWNDPAIGIEWPFAPVLVSAKDAGHPDFQPLSIAAG; encoded by the coding sequence ATGATTTTTACCGAAACCAAACTGTCGGGAGCGTTCATTATCGATGTGCAGCGCCTGAGCGACGAGCGCGGGTTTTTTGGCCGTTCGTGGTGCGAAGACGAGTTTGCCGCCCACGGCATTGCCATGCCGCCGGTGCAGGCCAACCTGTCGGCGAATCCCCGCCGCGGCACCCTGCGCGGCATGCATTACCAACTGCCGCCCCACGAAGAAACCAAGCTGGTGCGCTGCACGCGCGGGGCTATTGTCGACGTGATTGTGGACCTGCGCGAGGAATCGCCCACGTACAAGCAATGGATTGCGGTGGAGCTGACGGCGGATAGCTACCGGATGCTGTTCGTGCCCGGGCGGTTTGCCCACGGCTTCCTCACCCTTGAAGACAACACCGACGTGGCCTACCAGGTATCGGCCAAGTACACGCCCGGCGCCGAGCGGGGCCTGCGCTGGAACGACCCCGCCATCGGCATCGAGTGGCCGTTCGCGCCCGTGCTGGTGTCGGCCAAAGACGCGGGGCACCCCGATTTCCAGCCGCTGTCCATCGCGGCTGGCTAA
- a CDS encoding NAD(P)H-dependent oxidoreductase translates to MIIVDNALAARARAGRPIRVAMIGAGFMAKGVARQICRYVPGMELVAIANRTLAHARQAYAETDVLGVAEVGTVGALEVCIERGQPAITDDALLVCQAAGIDAIIEVTGAVEYGAHAVMEAIRHGKHVVLLNAELDGTVGPILKVYADRAGIIYTVADGDQPGVTLNLARFVQGIGVTPVLCGNIKGLHDPYRNPTTQAGFAKQWGQNPSMVTSFADGSKISFEQAVIANALGMRVARRGMLGPTVAPGTPVTEAANWYPAEELLSGGPGLVDYVVGASPGPGVFVLGTIDDPVQRHYLNLYKLGAGPLYCFHTPYHLCHFETPTSVARAVLFHDAALAPRGPMYVEVVTAAKVPLAAGQVLDGIGHYHTYGLAENADVAQRENLLPLGVAEGCTLRRDVPKDYVLTYDDVVLPEGRLIDQLRREQAAHFQTAAQAVVAQ, encoded by the coding sequence ATGATTATTGTTGACAATGCTTTAGCGGCGCGCGCCCGCGCCGGCCGGCCCATTCGGGTGGCCATGATCGGGGCTGGGTTCATGGCCAAGGGCGTGGCCCGCCAAATTTGCCGCTACGTGCCCGGCATGGAGCTGGTTGCCATTGCCAACCGCACGCTGGCCCACGCCCGGCAGGCCTACGCCGAAACCGACGTGCTCGGCGTGGCCGAAGTGGGCACTGTGGGGGCCCTGGAAGTCTGCATCGAACGGGGCCAGCCCGCTATTACCGACGATGCCCTGCTTGTCTGCCAAGCTGCGGGCATTGATGCCATCATCGAAGTGACTGGGGCCGTGGAGTACGGAGCCCACGCCGTGATGGAGGCCATCCGCCACGGCAAGCACGTGGTGCTGCTCAATGCCGAGCTCGATGGCACGGTGGGGCCCATCCTGAAGGTGTACGCCGACCGCGCCGGCATTATTTACACCGTGGCCGACGGCGACCAGCCCGGCGTGACGCTCAACCTGGCGCGCTTCGTGCAAGGCATCGGCGTGACGCCCGTGCTGTGCGGCAACATCAAGGGCCTGCACGACCCGTACCGCAACCCTACCACCCAGGCGGGCTTTGCCAAGCAGTGGGGCCAAAACCCGAGCATGGTCACGAGCTTCGCCGACGGCAGCAAAATCAGCTTCGAGCAGGCCGTGATTGCCAATGCTTTGGGGATGCGCGTGGCCCGGCGCGGCATGCTGGGGCCCACTGTGGCCCCCGGCACCCCCGTAACCGAAGCCGCCAACTGGTACCCGGCCGAGGAGCTGCTGAGCGGCGGCCCCGGCCTCGTCGACTACGTGGTGGGGGCCAGCCCGGGGCCCGGCGTGTTCGTGCTGGGTACCATCGACGACCCGGTGCAGCGGCACTATCTCAACCTATATAAACTCGGGGCGGGGCCCCTGTACTGCTTCCACACGCCCTACCACTTGTGCCACTTCGAAACGCCTACCTCAGTGGCGCGGGCGGTGCTGTTCCACGATGCGGCGCTGGCCCCCCGGGGCCCCATGTACGTGGAGGTGGTGACGGCCGCCAAAGTGCCGCTGGCTGCCGGCCAGGTGCTCGACGGCATCGGCCACTACCACACCTACGGCCTGGCCGAAAACGCCGACGTAGCCCAGCGCGAAAACCTGCTGCCCCTGGGGGTAGCCGAGGGCTGCACCCTGCGCCGCGACGTGCCCAAAGACTATGTGCTGACCTACGACGACGTAGTGCTGCCCGAGGGCCGGCTCATCGACCAGCTGCGGCGCGAACAAGCGGCGCACTTCCAAACAGCGGCGCAGGCCGTGGTGGCCCAGTGA
- a CDS encoding exostosin domain-containing protein has protein sequence MSAYDDAEPIGAFRQAAAADKYSRHRLADTAADADLILFVENSHYHHDPFFKQLRNHPLVRQYPDKSFMYNPHDTPWLVLPGLYACMRAPLLDAARVAANPYLEKVNEHIYCDFGIEPQWLYSFYGNVQLPVRRELPSLQHPRGVVKSWATGLYRNDKPLAPQLEYADLLANSKFILCPRGIGPSSIRLFEAMQAGRVPVIISDDWARPRGPVWDELAVFVPEGQVAQIPRILEEAEARWPEMARRARAAWEEFFAPETIFHYCIEQLVLLKSPGGRMRFPLPLYHKTQFAKWYFRVKVIMPAKSLAAKIRPAGPLPGFIPPP, from the coding sequence GTGTCAGCCTACGACGACGCCGAGCCCATCGGTGCGTTTCGCCAGGCGGCGGCGGCCGACAAGTACAGCCGCCACCGCTTGGCAGACACGGCGGCGGATGCCGACTTGATTCTGTTCGTTGAAAACTCGCATTATCACCACGACCCGTTCTTCAAGCAGCTGCGCAACCACCCACTCGTGCGGCAGTACCCGGACAAGTCGTTCATGTACAACCCACACGATACGCCCTGGCTGGTGCTGCCCGGCCTTTACGCGTGCATGCGGGCCCCATTGCTCGACGCGGCCCGCGTCGCGGCCAATCCGTATCTTGAGAAAGTCAACGAACATATATACTGCGACTTCGGCATCGAGCCACAGTGGTTGTATTCATTCTATGGCAACGTGCAGCTGCCCGTGCGGCGCGAGCTTCCAAGCTTGCAGCATCCCCGGGGAGTGGTAAAATCGTGGGCCACGGGACTGTACCGGAACGACAAACCCCTGGCTCCCCAGCTGGAGTATGCCGACTTGCTGGCCAACAGTAAATTTATCCTTTGCCCGCGCGGTATCGGCCCGTCGTCCATTCGCCTGTTTGAAGCCATGCAAGCGGGGCGGGTGCCCGTCATTATTTCCGACGATTGGGCGCGGCCCCGGGGCCCTGTTTGGGACGAGCTGGCCGTATTCGTGCCGGAAGGGCAAGTCGCCCAGATCCCGCGCATACTGGAGGAAGCCGAAGCCCGATGGCCCGAAATGGCCCGCCGGGCCCGGGCTGCCTGGGAAGAGTTTTTTGCGCCCGAAACCATCTTTCACTACTGCATAGAGCAACTAGTGCTGCTAAAAAGCCCCGGGGGACGCATGAGGTTTCCTTTGCCGCTCTACCACAAAACGCAGTTTGCCAAGTGGTACTTTCGGGTTAAGGTGATCATGCCTGCCAAAAGCCTGGCGGCGAAAATAAGGCCCGCGGGGCCCCTGCCGGGTTTTATACCTCCACCTTGA
- a CDS encoding family 1 glycosylhydrolase produces the protein MKSFLTDIKDRFGDGNYEGDQFGGAQGNNGNGLPTGLPNNFMFATGIECSYPTIDHGTTRRDMLAECDHYNRYKEDLGLVKEMGLKVLRYGLPYYKIQRGPGKYDWEFADLAMAEMQRLGITPILDLMHFGVPDWLGNFQNPELVVHFADYCEQVARRYPWVRYYTPVNEIYVTAKMSAKDGVWNEQLKSDKAFVTALKHCVAASIMGTQQIAKQRPDCVIVQSESAEFTHELRAEHTPAVQLENLLRFTSLDLLYAHHPEGEALNYLYDNGLTRREYDWFMAGEPPGYQVMGNDYYGRNERIMLPNGEIVTSMDVLGWYSITREYYQRYKKPVMHTETNVFEAKEGPTWLWKQWVNILQMRKEGVPVLGFTWYSLIDQIDWDKGLATKTGTVNACGLYDLDRKPRPVADAYKMLLQEYGQITIVPHGELFEVTDRPATLKVEV, from the coding sequence ATGAAATCCTTTCTCACCGATATAAAAGACCGTTTTGGGGACGGCAACTACGAGGGCGACCAGTTCGGCGGGGCCCAAGGCAACAACGGCAACGGCTTGCCCACGGGCTTGCCTAACAACTTCATGTTTGCCACCGGCATCGAGTGCAGCTACCCGACTATCGACCACGGCACTACCCGCCGCGATATGCTGGCCGAGTGCGACCACTATAACCGCTACAAGGAAGACCTGGGCCTAGTGAAAGAGATGGGCCTGAAGGTATTACGGTACGGATTGCCCTATTATAAAATTCAACGGGGCCCCGGCAAGTACGATTGGGAGTTTGCCGACTTGGCGATGGCCGAAATGCAGCGCCTCGGCATCACGCCCATCCTGGACCTGATGCACTTTGGGGTACCCGATTGGCTGGGCAATTTTCAGAACCCCGAGCTGGTGGTACACTTCGCCGATTACTGCGAGCAGGTAGCTAGGCGCTACCCGTGGGTGCGCTACTACACGCCCGTGAACGAGATTTACGTGACGGCCAAAATGAGCGCCAAGGACGGTGTTTGGAACGAGCAGCTAAAGTCGGATAAGGCCTTCGTGACGGCCCTGAAGCACTGCGTGGCGGCCAGCATCATGGGCACCCAGCAAATTGCCAAGCAGCGCCCCGACTGCGTAATTGTGCAAAGCGAGTCGGCGGAGTTTACCCACGAGCTGCGCGCCGAACATACCCCGGCCGTGCAGTTGGAGAACCTGTTGCGCTTTACCTCGCTGGATTTGCTGTATGCCCACCACCCGGAAGGCGAAGCACTCAACTATCTGTACGACAACGGTCTGACCCGCCGCGAGTACGACTGGTTCATGGCCGGCGAGCCCCCCGGGTACCAGGTGATGGGCAATGACTACTACGGCCGTAACGAAAGAATCATGCTGCCCAACGGCGAGATTGTCACCAGCATGGATGTGCTGGGCTGGTACAGCATCACCCGCGAATATTACCAGCGCTACAAAAAGCCGGTGATGCACACCGAAACTAACGTGTTCGAAGCCAAGGAGGGCCCTACGTGGCTCTGGAAGCAGTGGGTCAACATCTTGCAGATGCGCAAGGAAGGAGTGCCCGTGCTGGGCTTTACCTGGTACTCGCTCATCGACCAGATTGACTGGGACAAAGGCCTGGCCACCAAAACCGGCACCGTGAACGCCTGCGGCCTCTACGACCTCGACCGCAAGCCCCGCCCCGTGGCCGACGCCTACAAAATGCTCCTCCAGGAATACGGCCAAATCACCATCGTACCCCACGGCGAACTGTTCGAAGTAACCGACCGGCCCGCCACGCTCAAGGTGGAGGTATAA